The nucleotide sequence CCAGCAGTAATTTCACCTAAAATACCAAGGCGGTCGGCCCTTTCCATTTTACGCTTGATAATTATCTCATTGTCCTTGATCTGTTTTCTTTCCAAAAGATTGCCCACCTCCAAACACACATTTTGAAGCAATTTTTCTTCTTCCTGCAAAAAGTCATCCTTGGTATATTTTGGCCCAGGATAGGCCACGTGTATTTCACCTACTTTCTTATTAAAAACCATAACATTGGACTCCAACGACACAGGATCATCCGGAAAATCTGGCGTGACTATATTATACTGGTCAGAAATGAGTTTCACTTGGGCAACGTCACTAAAAAGCCAAGCTTTCTGCAAACAATGTAGAATTCCCTTCAGGGCATCTTCAACCTGTTCATAGTCGCAATTCACGATTATAGAGGTTACCTCATATAAACAAGTAAGCTCCTTTATACGCTCCTTGAGTTTTTCTTCTGCTGTAATCATCTGCATATTGATCAATTTTAATTTTCGGGAGATATCTAATAGGATAACAAATTTAAAAGCTCCTGTCCAAATCTTTCTTTGGGCAAATAATTATTTTCCAAATTTTTGGAAAAAGGAATGGGCGTCTCCAAACTGGCAACCCGTTTTACAGGTGCATCCAAGAACTCAAAACAGTTTTCCACCACCAAAGCGCAAATGTCACTGGCCACACCCCCAAACAAACTATCCTCTTGTAAAATAATAAGTTTGCCTGTTTTTTTTACAGAGGTATAAATTGCATCCATATCCATGGGCTGCAAGGTCCTTAAATCAATCAGATCGGCCTTTATATCGGGATTGTCATTTAGTGACTCCAGTGCCCAATGCACACCCAAGCCATAGGAAACCACAGTAATATCCGCACCTTCCCTCAATAGGGATGCCTTACCAAAAGGCAGCGTATAATAATCCTCGGGCACGTCTTGGTAAATATTCCTATAAAGTCCTTTATGTTCAAAAAACAATACCGGATTGGGATCATTGATGGAAGTGGCCAAAAGGCCCTTTGCATCATATGGAAAGGCCGGATAGACCACTTTTAATCCCGGAGTCTTTGTAAACCAAGCTTCATTGGTCTGTGAATGAAAAGGTCCAGCCCCCATCCCTGCCCCACAGGGCATCCGTATAACAACATCTGCATGTTCACCCCAACGGTAATGTACTTTGGCCAAATAGTTTACCACAGGATTAAATCCTGTACTTACAAAGTCGGCAAACTGCATTTCCACTACCGATTTCACTCCGTTTATGGAAAGGCCCATTGCGGCAGAAACCACTGCCGATTCACATATTGGGGTATTCCGGACACGGTCCTTTCCAAAAGCCTCCACAAAACCCTCGGTAATCTTAAACACTCCGCCATAATCTGCAATATCCTGCCCCATAACCACGAGGTTTTCGTGCCTTTCCATAGACTGTTTCAATCCTTGGGAAACCGCATCGATCAACCTAATATTTTTAGTTGTGGAATTATGATTAATCTGCTGATAATCAAACTCTTTATAAACATCCTTTAATTCCTTTGTTTCATCTACTTCAATCTCATTCTCCGCAAAGGCTTTTTTTAGATCGTAGTCTATTTCAGCATATATTTCATTTTTAAATGTTTCTATCAAATGGGCCGAAAGAATCTTTTCCTCCAAAAGAAAGTTTTCAAAATTAACAATGGGATCCTTTTCTTCCCAGGCATCCAACAATTGCTGTGGGACATATTTGGTTCCACTGGCTTCCTCATGGCCACGCATTCTAAATGTTCTAAATTCCAACAAAACGGGCCTAGGGTTTTTCCGCATACTATTACAAATAAAATCGACCTGGGAATATACTTCCAAAATATTGTTGCCCTCTACGATATGCGATTCCATTCCGTAACCTATCCCTTTGTCCGCCAAATTTTCACATCTGTATTGCTCGTTTGTCGGGGTAGACAATCCATAACCGTTGTTCTCTATACAAAATAGAACAGGCAAATCCCATACCGCAGCAAGATTTAAGGCCTCATGGAAATCGCCCTCGCTTGTCCCCCCCTCTCCCGTAAAAACTGCAGTTACCTTATTATTCTGTTTCAGAAGGTCTGCAAGGGCTATCCCGTCGGCTACCCCCAACTGTGGACCCAAATGGGATATCATCCCTACAATTTTATATTCTTGGGTACCAAAGTGAAAACTTCTGTCCCTACCATTGGTAAAGCCATTGCCTTTACCCTGCCATTGGGAGAAAAGTCGGTGTAAAGGTATATTTCTTGTGGTAAAAACACCAAGATTGCGGTGCATGGGCAAGATGTATTCATCAGGCCTTAAGGCACTGGTAACCCCTACCGCTATTGCTTCCTGTCCTATGCCACTAAACCATTTGCTTATTTTTCCCTGGCGTAGAAGAATCAACATTTTCTCCTCTATCAAACGTGGTTTAAGCATCCGTTGATAAAGTTTCAGTTGCATGGCCTTATCAACACTATCTCCTTTATATTGCATGTTATGTTTTTATTCTTTTTGGCTTAAATAATTTATAAATGTAACAAAACAGAAAAACAAAGTCGAATAATATTTCAAGAAGATTGGCCATATTTATTAACTTTGATTTTATTAAAAATAATGATGATGAGTGCAATACCAAGTGTAAATCTTGAAGATTTTATATCCAACGATAAAAATAGAAAAGAAAAATTCATAAAAGAGATAGGAAGTGCCTTCGAGAATATTGGATTCGTAGCATTAAGTGGTCATTTTTTGTCCGAAAAATTGGTAGACGATCTGTATTCCGAAATCAAGAAATTTTTCCACCTACCACAAGAAGTCAAGGATAAATATGAAATTCCAGGGATTGGGGGACAAAGGGGATATACTTCTTTTGGTAAAGAACATGCCAAAGGAAAAAAAGAAGGGGATTTAAAGGAATTTTGGCATTTTGGCCAGTATGTAGAAAATAACCCAAAATTGGAAAAGGAATATCCTGCCAATGTAGAGGTCCAAGAGTTGGCTGATTTTAATGCCACCGGTAAGGAAACCTATAAAATGTTGGAAAAAACGGCAAAGTACGTTTTGCGTGCACTTGCCCTTCATTTAGACTTGGAGGAAACCTATTTTGACGATTATATTAAAAATGGAAATTCCATTTTAAGACCAATACATTACCCCCCCATAAAGGATGAACCAAAAAATGCCGTTAGAGCTGCTGCCCATGGGGATATTAATTTAATTACCCTTTTAATGGGAGCCCATGGAAAGGGACTACAGGTAAAAAACCACGACGGGGAATGGGTAGATGCAATTGCCCGGCCAGATCAATTGATGATCAACGTGGGGGATATGCTTTCCCGTTTAACCAATAATAAATTAAAATCTACCATTCACCAGGTGGTAAATCCCCCCAGGGAACTATGGGGTACTTCCAGGTATTCCGTACCGTTTTTTATGCATCCCATTAGCGAAATGCCTTTAAATTGTTTAGAGAATTGTGTGGATAGGGACCATCCAAAACAATTTGAGGACATTACAGCTGGCGAGTTTTTGCATGAAAGACTGATCGACTTAGGCCTAATTACGAAGTAGATTAGAAGTAATCAAAACTTAATAATAGCCTAGAACGTGAACTATTTTTAGTATTAACAATTTAACCTTGGACACTATGAAAAAAGTAATTTTACCAGTCGTATTATTGGCGGTTATGGCATTTGGAGTAGTTAAATCTACGCTGACAGACGCCGAACGGGAATTTGCCGTAAAAGAATTGACAAAATCCCATGATCATTTTTTAAATACTTTGGAGGGTTTAAATGAAGCGCAACTCAATTACAAGATAACGGATGATTCCTGGTCCATTGCCGAGTGTGCGGAGCATATTGCAATTTCAGAAAATATGATCTTTGGTATGCTTCAGGGTACTTTGGCCAATGAGCCAGACCCTTCCAAACGTGCAGAAGTAAAAGTTTCTGATGAGGGATTAATTGCCATGATAGAAGACCGCAGCAACAAAGTAAAAACTAGCGAGCCTTTTGAACCCTCTGGGAAATATGGCAGTTTTGAAGAAACAGTGGAGGAATTTAAAACCAAGAGGAAAGAACATATAGAATATGTTAAAAGTACTCAGGACGACCTTCGAAACCGATACCAACAACTTCCTTTTGGGACCGTTGATGCCTATCAAATACTTTTGTTTATGTCCGGTCATACGGAAAGACATATTAAGCAGATGGAGGAAGTAATGGACGACGAAGACTTTCCAATGGATTAAATAACATCTAAATCAAAATGACCCATTCCGACCAAAATCCCAATTTGTGAAGGATGGGTTTTGATTTTGGCGTTGAAATACTATTTTAGCATAATTTTTAAAATTTACAATGGACTTAAAGGATCAATTGAAGAATCTATTTCCGGATCATGAGCCAACAGAGGATGAGCAGAAAAAAGATGTTGAAAATGAAATTTGGTTGCAGGAAGAACCTATTATTTGCAAGTATGAAAAAAGAAAGGGAAAACCAATAACCATATTGGAGGGGTACACCGGAGCAGACGAAGATTTTAAAAAATTAGCCAAGGAACTTAAAACCAAACTTAGTGTAGGCGGAAGTTTTAAGGATGATTCTATAATTATTCAAGGAGATTATAGAGATAAAATAATGAAAATATTACAGGAAAAAGGATTTAAAGTAAAACGCGTTGGAGGTTAGATTTTTGTTAATTATTTTCTGATATTAAGATAAAACACTACTTTTATTAGCCACAACCTAAACCACCATTACAATGAGTTCCCAATTACACATAACAAACGGTGATATACTCACCAATAAATTGAACACCCTTAAATTGGAAGGGGATATTATTACCTGGCGTGAAATGTTATGTGAAGGTAAGACCGAAACCAATGTTGGCAGCGAATCATTTTGGAAAACCAGGTTCGAGTTTTTAAATAAGAACTATAAGATTTCCAAAACGTGGTTTATTGATAAGACTTTAAAAGAATACCGCACCCTCTGTAACCACAAACAGGAAGACCGTATTGTACTTTGGTTCGATTTCGATCTTTTTGATCAAATAAATATGTTGGCGGTAATTAGCTGGTTAAAGACCCATAGGCCTTATGCCGAAATATCTTTGGTATCCAGTGAAGGAGAAGAAGATTCCTTGGATATATTAGGACTAGGAGAATTAACCGATGAGCAATTACGAAAATTATACACCAATCGTACTCTTTTAACTCAGGACGATATAGAATACGCCGATTATGTTTGGCAGTTGTACTGTAGCGACAACCCCATTAGATTGGAAAACCTTAAGGATTTTGACAGTTTTCAGTTCTCCCACCTTTCCGGTGCTATAGAAGCCCACCTGATGCGTTTCCCAACCATTAGAAACGGTCTCAATGAAGTAGAAAACAATATATTGCGCTTGGCACGCAGTGCCAAACCAAAGACCAAACTGGAATTATTGAACACGGTCTTGAGAAACCAAGGGCGTTATGGTTTTGGCGATACCCAATACGAGCGTGTAATAACCAAGTTAAAACCTCTTTTTACCAATTTAAGTCCTGTTAAACTTTCAAAAAAA is from Arenibacter algicola and encodes:
- a CDS encoding translation initiation factor, whose translation is MDLKDQLKNLFPDHEPTEDEQKKDVENEIWLQEEPIICKYEKRKGKPITILEGYTGADEDFKKLAKELKTKLSVGGSFKDDSIIIQGDYRDKIMKILQEKGFKVKRVGG
- a CDS encoding DUF1835 domain-containing protein, coding for MSSQLHITNGDILTNKLNTLKLEGDIITWREMLCEGKTETNVGSESFWKTRFEFLNKNYKISKTWFIDKTLKEYRTLCNHKQEDRIVLWFDFDLFDQINMLAVISWLKTHRPYAEISLVSSEGEEDSLDILGLGELTDEQLRKLYTNRTLLTQDDIEYADYVWQLYCSDNPIRLENLKDFDSFQFSHLSGAIEAHLMRFPTIRNGLNEVENNILRLARSAKPKTKLELLNTVLRNQGRYGFGDTQYERVITKLKPLFTNLSPVKLSKKGMEILEGKTSYYSCIQENDAYLGGALKYNFLYNSETNRILKL
- a CDS encoding DinB family protein, with the translated sequence MKKVILPVVLLAVMAFGVVKSTLTDAEREFAVKELTKSHDHFLNTLEGLNEAQLNYKITDDSWSIAECAEHIAISENMIFGMLQGTLANEPDPSKRAEVKVSDEGLIAMIEDRSNKVKTSEPFEPSGKYGSFEETVEEFKTKRKEHIEYVKSTQDDLRNRYQQLPFGTVDAYQILLFMSGHTERHIKQMEEVMDDEDFPMD
- a CDS encoding alpha-ketoacid dehydrogenase subunit alpha/beta, producing the protein MQYKGDSVDKAMQLKLYQRMLKPRLIEEKMLILLRQGKISKWFSGIGQEAIAVGVTSALRPDEYILPMHRNLGVFTTRNIPLHRLFSQWQGKGNGFTNGRDRSFHFGTQEYKIVGMISHLGPQLGVADGIALADLLKQNNKVTAVFTGEGGTSEGDFHEALNLAAVWDLPVLFCIENNGYGLSTPTNEQYRCENLADKGIGYGMESHIVEGNNILEVYSQVDFICNSMRKNPRPVLLEFRTFRMRGHEEASGTKYVPQQLLDAWEEKDPIVNFENFLLEEKILSAHLIETFKNEIYAEIDYDLKKAFAENEIEVDETKELKDVYKEFDYQQINHNSTTKNIRLIDAVSQGLKQSMERHENLVVMGQDIADYGGVFKITEGFVEAFGKDRVRNTPICESAVVSAAMGLSINGVKSVVEMQFADFVSTGFNPVVNYLAKVHYRWGEHADVVIRMPCGAGMGAGPFHSQTNEAWFTKTPGLKVVYPAFPYDAKGLLATSINDPNPVLFFEHKGLYRNIYQDVPEDYYTLPFGKASLLREGADITVVSYGLGVHWALESLNDNPDIKADLIDLRTLQPMDMDAIYTSVKKTGKLIILQEDSLFGGVASDICALVVENCFEFLDAPVKRVASLETPIPFSKNLENNYLPKERFGQELLNLLSY
- a CDS encoding isopenicillin N synthase family dioxygenase, whose protein sequence is MSAIPSVNLEDFISNDKNRKEKFIKEIGSAFENIGFVALSGHFLSEKLVDDLYSEIKKFFHLPQEVKDKYEIPGIGGQRGYTSFGKEHAKGKKEGDLKEFWHFGQYVENNPKLEKEYPANVEVQELADFNATGKETYKMLEKTAKYVLRALALHLDLEETYFDDYIKNGNSILRPIHYPPIKDEPKNAVRAAAHGDINLITLLMGAHGKGLQVKNHDGEWVDAIARPDQLMINVGDMLSRLTNNKLKSTIHQVVNPPRELWGTSRYSVPFFMHPISEMPLNCLENCVDRDHPKQFEDITAGEFLHERLIDLGLITK